Proteins from a genomic interval of Topomyia yanbarensis strain Yona2022 unplaced genomic scaffold, ASM3024719v1 HiC_scaffold_127, whole genome shotgun sequence:
- the LOC131694731 gene encoding mucin-17-like isoform X1, whose amino-acid sequence MDDDNEYKDGDTVWVKLSYCWWPGEVLAGERLTEEFLSTLKRRPLVVVKFFDEDSYEFVKNTNFIYKYNCARKHEFLRKGLEQYRTKNKHMEKFPSDVMHAERATGGDPNIVNSTDYLPQKRENYAALFQPDKSKGKGKIGNTVTTPRPGKKTGSPSKIIPVIPVRKHEVRILAQASSSTGIGTSRRSVPSASSTPSLSQPSSLASTPRLPTPYQSLNSSTDLGTPIGSATALNSSASPAHTYNCHKCGFSSGRQNVILVHIKYCRAVPMVPLSVPPPRAPKAVALTPDKKIHEQSPVKTPTPVDAQELVTEVEIIQDPEELVEVIQVIELPRGRTSRTSRVAATTVTPKTSDRRRNRGRGKAVTSMTLENDGKMDVSTEVAEESIVEEVSNVELKHVSVSPGDKSEKDFKSKPDVELKNELLADWSEDEQDDQEGDLSKEDKSSKKGTPTFEGSRSAIAEAVALNSNTTDNSLDKSTESSPQLSSPVSSGATIKYRNIPKKQKREFIEVTNDQPVITPGGAIEKSSSESSISTAATCGESLSAPDKTPTSSESIAVERPISAKQRILDRATRGSSKSVSSDELKPESPTKVVAMESQPIAAEESRKEISCFDFKEEEDEEVVLSKSPRRSLSNKRDTSLELSTSVMLDDEKERAKKDAQLKNEIDSLLCEAIVPTLPELPGGTKMPSPGPSSSSTEVTPQSKEDRTLPPKERGKRIFKTRNKIIENEAIALEQSKAIVMDFVKKSHEQELAELREQQEAEAKLTSESPTTTNDDSQESIVSIEPTRFENSQFAAIKAKRAKLQQAQKFSVSTPTKVDTPQESAVSSSNETKATETDSLPVSISKNQVALESLQKTPSVSPPISKGRKGKQRKSGTPVVEEEKPIEQTKPETVSPLVDEATPKIRKKRAGELENLDLASLDTPRSRRGRGVKTDEPVFLAEQEPVALKDEPVVAVAAEKHRRTKRAKTDEEEIDVSEMKVAGEQQTIESACAPEELKEETKTSSRSRRSKQLQQQSADSTADMPIEPETAAVETVEKEPEAEILSITKQQPIKMIIKSKGRKSNSELVYDPVVVSPEPNDEVKDKLPKSPKSSKRKKTPVEEDQPMSEVVLNSDKLVGTKPLKLKRPKFRNDLSITADELPKMPAGPSATDLQIAEALIHLPEAAPPKLIVLDQEMAETKANSSSPVQSTAKSINPRKRHLQTHLLSAVETQDLSKTGDNVGIPDKKKRDTIEVVNVAAIVVAEPVVVKPINDRQSTDDDKFDIDNIPIVMDDSELLDDTTISTTTNANSMKLTTPVAVDNEDDDDIKLISTTKPMTKKIVIVKSSNGSAKVIPAREKPSDLVSAVPRKSHAIKSTTVTISPPVDRLSPKAVRSPTHSPPIRSAQLVQSSSGGQIVITSKGTVLTTQSPATSSAKSHAAVTPQTQITHSTSKSPIVSSVCSVSTISSSTSKSLPVSSSSASPRSSSNLTSSIKVKSPIRICVQSQEIIHPPTKPRILAKSSDVLPVTQKVDLSQPRKTSPSIAPPKKALIKKLSEGGSSVGKPLFSTSKGAPITPQTATTSAVSPGKKGHRVIKISPQKLKEFTRLGMVEDKGQGKVLTASGMKKFRQEQHLLQQQQQQQQHQSISKSVKTDKVSRADSIDEEPSTSTPTPPPPSDNQAEVVVAAAADSSVKEIPTIQSETEESPEVTPAESCTQSPAKPASPTAEATSEPVSTEENEADAAVIDEPEPDSEYVDTATGELAPAEIETSEASESIPATAVATEAPVEAAESGSNVQESSQLIAVPAENFGGPANLFYLCSVREEGFVPVNNELLYLDSSNQLVALPEQASVEDIVNQAEVLEIPVGSDQATMVAAAAGDIEGAMEGQQNILLNTQDGQQIILDQQSLMALAAGGDTSQLLTPDGQQILLQGSAQELLAALAVSQPGLGIVAAEGTQIIVAPESLIDLQDTPLPGEIIQVNPNTTVETNAVLTKPPIMSTVEVPTKNGGSGESSSHSPEQKVLETVSTNLDESLAAVIGVSTNSHVPTSLELPITVTNPVIAKTTTSKINPIFPPTTAISAIGIDPAAMAAAVIELPTVAQTGTDSSHVDTLENRSYSDVKIDLDRLSIRTGQSEQLVETNGKTTDEDDDENREVDNENDLDEIIPNTPESQMNSHAEISSQFSDDESEAPVPIPTVAEDDEDDNVSNCSEIIPIQPNVVILRNVNNELINNNDNSSDMEIEHTNPTSGDEENNPVQTSNPEVAVFDGTNSSAVVER is encoded by the exons ATGGATGACGACAATGAATACAAAGATGGAGACACAGTATGGGTTAAACTCAGTTATTGCTGGTGGCCCGGGGAAGTACTCGCTGGTGAACGTCTGACGGAGGAGTTTCTGTCCACGCTCAAACGCCGACCGCTTGTTGTGGTAAAATTCTTCGATGAAGATTCATA CGAATttgtaaaaaacacaaatttcatCTATAAATATAACTGTGCCCGAAAACATGAATTTCTTCGGAAGGGATTGG AACAATATCGCACCAAGAACAAACATATGGAAAAATTTCCATCTGACGTTATGCATGCCGAGCGAGCGACCGGAGGCGACCCGAATATTGTCAATTCTACCGATTATTTGCCTCAGAAACGGGAAAACTATGCTGCTCTTTTCCAGCCGGACAAATCTAAGGGAAAAGGAAAAATTGGTAACACAG TAACGACACCGCGCCCAGGCAAGAAAACCGGATCACCGAGCAAAATTATACCGGTTATTCCGGTACGTAAGCATGAAGTTCGTATTCTGGCCCAGGCTTCATCATCCACCGGTATCGGAACCAGTCGCCGAAGTGTACCGTCCGCTTCGTCAACACCATCTTTAAGCCAGCCATCGTCCCTGGCGTCTACTCCAAGACTGCCTACCCCGTACCAGTCTCTTAATTCATCTACAGATCTAGGAACGCCTATTGGCTCTGCGACGGCGCTGAATAGTTCTGCTTCACCGGCACATACCTATAACTGTCATAAATGTGGATTCTCAAGTGGCCGCCAGAATGTGATTTTGGTACATATCAAGTACTGTCGGGCTGTTCCGATGGTACCTTTGAGTGTTCCACCGCCTAGAG CACCGAAAGCCGTTGCTCTCACTCCCGACAAGAAAATCCATGAGCAGAGCCCCGTCAAAACGCCAACTCCAGTAGATGCACAGGAACTTGTTACTGAAGTCGAAATCATTCAAGACCCGGAAGAGCTGGTAGAAGTTATCCAGGTGATAGAACTTCCACGTGGCCGAACTAGCCGTACTTCTAGGGTGGCTGCAACGACAGTCACCCCGAAAACATCTGACCGTCGAAGGAATCGTGGTCGCGGAAAGGCAGTTACTTCAATGACTCTAGAAAACGATGGTAAGATGGACGTTTCAACGGAAGTGGCCGAGGAATCGATCGTTGAGGAAGTATCCAACGTGGAATTGAAGCATGTTTCAGTATCTCCTGGAGACAAATCCGAGAAAGATTTTAAAAGCAAACCGGATGTGGAGCTGAAGAATGAACTTCTGGCAGATTGGAGCGAGGATGAGCAGGATGACCAAGAAGGCGACTTGTCAAAAGAAGATAAGAGTTCAAAAAAAGGTACACCTACATTTGAAGGGAGTCGTTCTGCCATCGCTGAGGCAGTCGCTCTGAATTCGAATACAACGGATAACAGTTTGGATAAATCTACAGAGTCTTCTCCACAACTATCGTCACCTGTTTCGTCCGGAGCTACAATCAAATATCGCAATATTCCGAAGAAACAAAAACGAGAATTCATCGAAGTAACAAATGATCAACCGGTTATCACACCCGGAGGCGCGATCGAAAAGTCCTCCAGTGAGAGTAGTATCAGCACGGCAGCGACTTGTGGTGAATCTCTCAGTGCTCCGGACAAAACGCCGACGTCAAGTGAAAGTATAGCTGTGGAACGTCCCATCAGTGCTAAGCAAAGAATTTTAGACCGAGCTACCCGTGGTTCCAGCAAATCTGTCAGCAGTGATGAGCTTAAGCCGGAATCACCAACAAAGGTTGTAGCTATGGAATCTCAACCCATAGCGGCGGAGGAATCTAGAAAGGAAATTTCCTGTTTTGATTTTAAGGAAGAGGAGGATGAGGAAGTGGTCCTCAGCAAATCCCCCAGGAGATCTCTTTCCAACAAGCGTGATACTTCTCTAGAGCTCAGCACCAGCGTAATGCTAGATGACGAGAaggaaagagcaaaaaaggatgcccaattgaaaaatgaaattgattcgCTTTTGTGTGAAGCCATTGTTCCTACATTACCAGAATTACCGGGGGGCACAAAAATGCCTTCCCCGGGACCATCTTCCTCTTCAACGGAAGTAACTCCACAATCAAAGGAAGATCGTACTCTTCCACCGAAGGAACGTGGTAAGCGAATCTTCAAGACACGaaataaaataatcgaaaatGAAGCCATAGCCTTGGAACAGTCTAAGGCGATTGTGATGGATTTTGTCAAAAAATCACACGAGCAAGAACTAGCGGAActccgcgagcagcaggaagcTGAAGCGAAACTAACCTCAGAGTCTCCAACCACAACCAACGACGACTCTCAGGAATCGATTGTCTCGATCGAACCAACTAGATTTGAGAACTCACAGTTTGCAGCTATCAAAGCCAAACGAGCAAAACTTCAGCAGGCGCAAAAATTCTCAGTGTCCACACCCACAAAGGTTGACACGCCTCAAGAATCAGCGGTCAGCTCTAGTAACGAAACAAAAGCCACAGAGACAGACTCTCTACCGGTATCGATAAGTAAGAACCAGGTAGCTTTGGAATCATTACAAAAGACCCCGAGTGTTTCTCCACCGATCAGCAAGGGCCGTAAAGGCAAACAACGAAAGTCTGGCACCCCTGTCGTGGAAGAAGAGAAGCCTATAGAGCAGACGAAGCCAGAGACGGTATCGCCTCTTGTCGATGAAGCAACTCCCAAAATAcgaaagaagagagctggagaGCTGGAAAATCTCGATTTGGCGTCTCTCGATACTCCGCGTTCGCGTAGAGGTAGAGGAGTAAAAACCGATGAGCCAGTGTTTCTAGCTGAACAGGAACCTGTTGCACTGAAAGATGAGCCGGTAGTTGCAGTTGCGGCCGAGAAGCACCGAAGAACTAAGCGAGCCAAAACAGACGAAGAAGAGATTGATGTGTCAGAGATGAAAGTCGCCGGCGAACAGCAAACGATTGAGTCAGCTTGTGCGCCTGAAGAACTAAAAGAAGAAACTAAGACCAGTAGCAGGTCTAGGCGATCAAAACAGCTGCAACAGCAATCAGCAGATTCTACAGCCGATATGCCAATTGAGCCTGAAACAGCCGCTGTTGAGACTGTTGAGAAAGAACCGGAAGCAGAAATTCTTTCCATCACCAAACAGCAGCCcattaaaatgattataaaatcaAAGGGCAGAAAATCAAACTCCGAGCTTGTTTATGATCCGGTCGTTGTATCGCCTGAGCCAAACGATGAGGTTAAGGATAAATTGCCAAAGTCTCCGAAAAGTTCGAAGAGGAAAAAGACCCCAGTGGAAGAAGACCAGCCAATGTCCGAGGTTGTGCTTAACAGTGATAAACTTGTGGGAACTAAACCGCTGAAATTGAAACGACCCAAATTCAGAAATGATCTTTCCATTACCGCAGATGAGCTCCCCAAAATGCCTGCGGGTCCCAGTGCAACTGATCTACAAATTGCTGAGGCTTTGATACATCTTCCCGAAGCTGCTCCACCCAAGCTCATCGTTCTGGACCAGGAAATGGCTGAAACGAAAGCCAATAGTAGTTCTCCGGTACAATCAACTGCAAAGAGCATCAACCCTCGGAAACGACATCTACAGACTCACCTTCTGAGTGCTGTTGAAACGCAAGACCTGTCCAAAACCGGTGATAATGTTGGCATTCCAGATAAAAAGAAGCGAGATACAATCGAAGTAGTCAATGTTGCTGCCATCGTTGTTGCCGAACCGGTCGTGGTCAAGCCGATCAATGATAGACAATCGACAGATGATGATAAATTCGACATTGATAACATCCCCATTGTAATGGATGACAGTGAGTTGTTAGACGATACAACCATTTCAACTACAACCAACGCAAACAGCATGAAATTAACGACCCCAGTTGCAGTCGATAACGAAGACGACGATGATATTAAGTTGATCTCTACGACGAAGCCCATGACGAAAAAGATTGTGATCGTTAAAAGCAGCAACGGTTCAGCGAAAGTTATTCCAGCTCGTGAAAAGCCAAGCGATCTTGTTTCGGCGGTTCCTAGAAAAAGTCACGCTATAAAATCCACCACCGTTACTATCAGTCCTCCGGTGGATCGACTGTCGCCGAAAGCTGTGCGATCACCTACCCATTCACCCCCGATACGATCAGCTCAGCTAGTCCAATCTAGCAGTGGAGGCCAGATTGTGATTACTAGTAAAGGAACCGTGTTGACCACGCAATCTCCAGCCACTTCTTCAGCCAAGAGTCATGCAGCGGTTACACCTCAAACACAGATCACGCATTCAACATCTAAAAGCCCAATTGTTTCATCAGTTTGTAGCGTGAGCACCATCAGTAGCTCAACATCTAAGTCGCTTCCGGTGTCATCCAGTTCTGCTAGTCCACGAAGCAGTAGCAATCTTACGAGTTCTATAAAAGTGAAATCCCCTATCAGAATCTGTGTGCAATCCCAAGAAATCATTCATCCACCAACAAAGCCACGGATTTTGGCTAAATCTAGTGATGTTTTGCCAGTTACTCAAAAAGTAGACTTGTCGCAACCGCGGAAAACTTCACCTAGTATCGCTCCACCAAAGAAAGCACTGATTAAGAAGCTCTCAGAGGGTGGTTCGTCCGTTGGTAAACCACTGTTTTCAACTTCCAAAGGGGCACCTATAACACCCCAAACAGCAACTACCTCGGCTGTGAGTCCCGGGAAGAAGGGTCATCGAGTGATTAAGATATCTCCCCAGAAACTGAAAGAGTTCACGCGTCTTGGGATGGTTGAAGATAAGGGCCAAGGCAAAGTACTGACAGCAAGCGGTATGAAAAAATTCCGACAAGAGCAGCACCTGcttcaacaacagcagcagcaacaacaacatcaGTCGATATCTAAATCAGTTAAAACGGACAAAGTTTCTCGAGCAGATTCGATCGATGAGGAACCATCAACATCCACCCCGACACCTCCCCCACCAAGTGACAACCAAGCGGAAGTGGTTgttgcagcagcagcagatTCATCAGTAAAAGAAATTCCTACGATACAATCGGAAACCGAAGAATCCCCCGAAGTGACGCCTGCTGAATCGTGCACACAATCACCAGCGAAACCAGCATCTCCCACAGCCGAAGCAACTTCCGAACCAGTATCCACTGAAGAAAACGAAGCCGACGCTGCCGTTATCGATGAACCAGAACCAGACAGTGAATATGTAGATACAGCTACGGGAGAACTAGCTCCCGCAGAAATAGAAACgtcggaagcaagtgaatcCATCCCAGCAACTGCGGTTGCAACGGAAGCACCAGTTGAGGCGGCAGAATCCGGTTCCAATGTACAAGAATCATCCCAACTGATAGCCGTCCCGGCCGAAAACTTTGGAGGCCCTGCCAATCTTTTCTATCTGTGTTCGGTTCGAGAAGAAGGCTTCGTCCCCGTCAATAACGAGCTGCTGTATTTGGATTCCTCCAATCAATTGGTCGCTCTACCGGAGCAAGCCTCGGTGGAGGATATTGTCAATCAAGCCGAGGTGCTAGAGATTCCAGTCGGCAGCGATCAGGCAACGATGGTGGCAGCCGCTGCAGGTGATATTGAAGGCGCGATGGAAGGCCAACAGAATATCCTCCTCAACACCCAGGATGGGCAACAAATCATTTTAGATCAGCAAAGTCTGATGGCACTGGCAGCCGGTGGGGATACCTCACAGCTGCTCACTCCCGATGGTCAACAGATTCTATTGCAAG GTTCGGCTCAAGAGCTGCTGGCAGCACTTGCAGTTAGTCAACCAGGCCTGGGAATCGTGGCCGCCGAGGGCACTCAGATTATTGTGGCACCAGAATCGTTGATCGATCTGCAAG ATACACCACTACCAGGGGAAATAATCCAGGTCAACCCGAACACTACCGTCGAAACAAATGCAGTCCTCACGAAGCCACCGATCATGTCGACCGTTGAGGTTCCTACTAAGAACGGCGGCAGCGGAGAATCGTCCTCCCATTCGCCAGAGCAGAAGGTGCTGGAAACTGTTTCGACGAATCTAGACGAAAGTCTTGCCGCTGTGATTGGCGTCTCGACAAATTCTCACGTGCCCACCTCACTAGAACTACCAATCACTGTAACAAATCCGGTCATTGCCAAAACGACGACCAGCAAAATCAATCCGATTTTCCCTCCGACTACGGCAATTTCTGCGATTGGAATAGATCCTGCAGCGATGGCAGCGGCGGTGATTGAACTCCCAACGGTAGCACAAACAGGTACAGATAGCTCACACGTTGATACACTCGAGAATAGATCTTATAGCGATGTAAAGATTGACCTAGATCGGCTGTCAATCAGGACGGGTCAATCCGAACAGCTGGTAGAGACTAATGGTAAAACTACAGACGAAGACGATGATGAGAATCGTGAAGTCGATAACGAGAACGATCTTGACGAGATCATTCCTAATACTCCGGAATCTCAAATGAACAGTCACGCTGAGATATCGTCTCAATTTAGTGATGACGAGTCCGAGGCACCGGTGCCAATTCCAACCGTTGCCGAAGACGATGAGGATGATAACGTCTCTAATTGTAGTGAAATCATTCCCATACAACCGAATGTTGTAATTTTGAGGAATGTTAATAATGAACTGATCAACAATAACGATAACAGTAGTGATATGGAAATAGAACACACTAATCCCACTTCAGGGGATGAGGAGAATAATCCTGTTCAAACATCGAATCCAGAAGTCGCTGTATTCGATGGCACTAACAGCAGTGCCGTAGTCGAGAGATAA